The following coding sequences are from one Primulina eburnea isolate SZY01 chromosome 15, ASM2296580v1, whole genome shotgun sequence window:
- the LOC140814771 gene encoding DNA polymerase kappa, producing MENEEDSISGNDTARPWQSYHTVYTNAKAGMEGVDKEKVQRIVYEMSKGSKYFENEERKEVCMKQKIENMRVQLAKLTPSDIASYQKIADGRLVDLEATRDLSRIWLHVDMDAFYAAVETLSNPSLEGKPMAVGSLSMISTANYEARKFGVRAAMPGFIARKLCPELIFVPTDFKKYTYYSDLTRKVFQKYDPNFFAASLDEAYLDITNFCSDRGLTGGQVAEELRESVHSETGLTCSAGVAPNRLLAKVCSDINKPNGQFLLPNNCMAVMEFISSLPIRKIGGIGKVTENILKDVLGITTCKEMLQKSGLIFALFSRSSADFFLSVGLGLGRTDTPQFLRRKSMSTERTFPSTKDETSLCQKLVDLAENLSADLKKEGLCGKTLTLKLKTSCFEVRTRAVTLPRYIFSSEDILKHAMMLLKAELPASLRLMGLRMSQFTEDGKCVSVDPKQKTLSTFIVTDDAMGRNLRDQKLSQFNLKDDTSSIGRGNSFSNDTSSCESMDSSHVHQVQNLGHPDSKKGQVVVEDGESLDLQIHCLRQNADDLSTEHGAIKMVPTGAERYSPSMKYEESCLERQRRVIGCSDDEPVSLHDNKPFLWLNDYRCSICGIELPPSFIDERQEHFDFHLAERLQEEESSSVLRIPTPRKRLIHEDHKVIHRQQKKKPKASPSKGTHVPIDMFFVKTSQNF from the exons ATGGAGAATGAGGAAGATTCAATTTCTGGTAACGATACCGCTCGTCCATGGCAATCCTATCACACTGTTTACACCAACGCGAAAGCAG GCATGGAAGGGGTGGATAAGGAAAAAGTGCAGAGAATAGTGTATGAGATGAGCAAAGGGTCCAAATATTTCGAGAATGAGGAAAGAAAAGAAGTTTGCATGAAGCAGAAAATCGAGAACATGCGGGTGCAACTTGCGAAGCTCACTCCCTCGGATATAGCCAGTTATCAGAAG ATTGCTGATGGAAGGTTGGTAGATTTAGAGGCCACTCGTGACTTGTCTAGGATTTGGCTACACGTTGATATGGATGCTTTTTATGCTGCTGTTGAAACTCTGAGCAATCCTTCTCTGGAAGGCAAGCCAATGGCTGTTGGTAGTTTGTCTATGATCTCAACTGCTAATTATGAG GCGAGGAAATTTGGGGTTAGAGCTGCAATGCCTGGTTTTATTGCCAGGAAATTGTGTCCAGAACTGATTTTCGTTCCAACTGACTTCAAAAAATACACTTACTATAGTGATTTAACAAGAAAAG TATTCCAGAAATATGATCCCAACTTCTTCGCTGCAAGCTTGGATGAAGCATACCTAGATATAACAAACTTCTGTAGTGACAGGGGATTAACTGGTGGACAA GTGGCAGAAGAACTCAGAGAAAGTGTTCACAGTGAGACTGGACTCACATGTAGTGCTGGGGTGGCACCGAATCGCTTACTTGCTAAG GTTTGTTCCGATATCAATAAACCGAATGGACAGTTTCTGTTGCCAAACAACTGTATGGCTGTCATGGAATTTATATCTTCGCTGCCTATAAGGAAG ATTGGTGGCATTGGTAAAGTCactgaaaatattttgaaagatgTGCTTGGAATTACAACATGCAAGGAGATGCTGCAGAAGAGTGGTTTAATCTTTGCTCTATTTTCTCGGTCATCGGCAG ATTTTTTCTTGTCTGTTGGACTGGGACTTGGAAGGACAGATACACCTCAATTCCTACGCAGAAAAAGTATGAGTACCGAGAGAACATTTCCATCCACAAAAGATGAGACTTCACTTTGCCAGAAATTGG TTGATCTTGCTGAAAATCTTTCTGCTGACTTGAAGAAAGAAGGCTTGTGCGGAAAAACATTGACATTGAAGTTGAAAACATCATGTTTTGAG GTTCGAACTCGGGCAGTGACTTTGCCACGCTACATTTTTTCAAGTGAGGATATTCTGAAGCATGCAATGATGCTTCTTAAAGCGGAATTACCGGCATCTCTCCGTCTGATGG GACTACGAATGTCACAATTCACTGAAGATGGTAAATGTGTTTCAGTAGACCCTAAACAAAAAACACTTTCTACCTTCATTGTTACAGATGATGCAATGGGAAGAAATTTAAGAGACCAAAAGCTTTCGCAGTTCAATCTTAAGGATGATACTTCATCCATAGGCAGAGGAAACAGTTTCTCTAATGATACAAGTTCATGTGAATCGATGGATTCATCCCATGTCCACCAAGTACAAAATCTTGGCCACCCCGACTCCAAGAAAGGCCAGGTCGTGGTGGAAGATGGGGAAAGTTTAGATCTTCAGATTCATTGTTTGAGACAAAAT GCTGATGACCTCAGTACAGAGCATGGTGCAATAAAGATGGTTCCAACCGGTGCTGAAAGATATTCCCCATCCATGAAGTACGAGGAAAGCTGCCTGGAAAGACAGAGAAGAGTAATCGGCTGCAGTGACGATGAACCAGTGTCATTGCATGATAACAAACCTTTTCTTTGGTTGAACGATTACAGGTGCTCCATATGCGGCATCGAACTACCCCCTAGCTTCATCGATGAAAGACAAGAACATTTTGACTTCCATCTAGCTGAAAGGCTGCAAGAAGAAGAGTCGAGCAGTGTTTTGCGAATTCCCACTCCTAGGAAAAG GCTCATCCACGAAGACCATAAAGTGATCCACCGTCAACAGAAAAAGAAGCCCAAAGCATCTCCTTCGAAAGGTACACACGTTCCAATTGATATGTTCTTTGTAAAGACAAGTCAAAATTTCTGA